A genomic region of Candidatus Delongbacteria bacterium contains the following coding sequences:
- the fliS gene encoding flagellar export chaperone FliS, translating to MALLNNPYNNYKNNKVTTVNRGELVVMLYDALIRFIKEFKKCLENDDYINRTKYIDDAMAILHELKMSINPNYNQKLADNLISIYNYISNELLNANVKNDITNLDVLVAVLDEVRVGWVEASKLEKEKTKITSN from the coding sequence ATGGCACTACTAAATAATCCATACAATAATTACAAAAACAATAAGGTTACTACTGTCAACAGAGGAGAACTTGTTGTTATGCTTTATGATGCCCTGATTAGATTTATAAAAGAGTTTAAAAAGTGTCTTGAAAATGATGATTATATCAATAGAACTAAATATATCGATGATGCGATGGCTATTCTACATGAATTAAAAATGTCTATAAATCCTAATTACAATCAAAAACTTGCTGATAATCTCATCTCAATTTACAACTACATCTCTAATGAACTGCTAAATGCCAATGTAAAAAACGACATCACAAATCTGGATGTACTTGTAGCAGTATTAGACGAAGTACGTGTAGGATGGGTTGAAGCAAGTAAACTGGAAAAAGAAAAAACCAAAATCACTTCAAATTAA
- the fliD gene encoding flagellar filament capping protein FliD, producing the protein MADTQITGLSSGIQWKDTVDQLMEIEKQPLYKKQERVKEYESKKSAWSQINTQLAALKTTLESMDTLGEMSVKQASSSDGDFLGVTASESATPGTYSVEIKQLANGHKLISEGYETTSDPIFDSAGTFTITGSSEETITLNVTTSTNLSDLKKLINNNTDSDIVASIMNDGENYRLILTSKESGLDSQIELGGTAVLKNSFRDVAISDVRTSEDNIGTAEMSSYGEFFTGSEGEYSFKVTSVNGGSGTGTIGTDTFSVEVRDKNDNLLQTLSIDNSYSAGDKIEIQDGVFISFGDGTLNADTSDGDNFTIETSDPTARDAIIEIENIVISKNTNSISDVIEGVTLSLHDITEPDTTVKITVDNDITAVKSLITDFKDKYNSVINTIHGYQKWDEELKEGGPLFGDSRATDIINNLYNNLSNVSAGIDPNQYNQTLSQIGVAIKSDGMIEIDSSKLDDALSNNFDEVAKLFAFDYDLSGDNEDKFIYKKRSYETVGGSYDMNVTVLDGKIVSAQIGGVDAKIESSFITGKEGSGAQGLMMEINTETDGTFTSTIRLSTGKNVELINSVNGYTKTGTTSNDKGKITFIKESIDSTIENLNDQISAMETRLEKTRELMEKKWLAMETALTNLKSQSARVEAMQG; encoded by the coding sequence ATGGCTGACACGCAAATAACAGGTTTAAGTTCCGGTATACAGTGGAAAGATACTGTCGATCAATTAATGGAGATTGAGAAACAGCCGCTTTATAAAAAGCAAGAGCGTGTCAAAGAGTATGAATCAAAAAAATCAGCCTGGTCCCAAATTAACACTCAACTAGCGGCTTTAAAGACAACACTGGAAAGTATGGATACTCTTGGTGAGATGAGCGTAAAACAAGCATCTTCATCAGACGGTGATTTTCTGGGAGTTACAGCCTCAGAAAGTGCAACACCAGGTACTTATTCAGTTGAAATCAAGCAATTAGCAAATGGTCATAAGCTGATTTCAGAGGGATATGAAACTACTTCTGATCCTATATTTGATTCAGCTGGTACATTTACTATCACTGGAAGCAGCGAAGAAACCATAACACTGAATGTGACAACTTCTACAAATCTTTCTGATCTTAAAAAATTGATCAATAATAATACAGATAGTGACATTGTAGCATCGATAATGAATGATGGTGAAAATTATAGACTTATTTTAACTTCGAAAGAGTCTGGACTAGATTCACAAATTGAGCTAGGTGGTACTGCTGTACTAAAAAACAGTTTTAGGGATGTCGCAATTTCAGATGTAAGAACTTCAGAAGACAATATTGGAACTGCTGAAATGAGTTCATATGGGGAATTTTTTACCGGTTCTGAAGGAGAATATTCTTTCAAAGTAACTTCAGTGAACGGAGGATCAGGAACTGGAACTATAGGTACTGATACATTTTCAGTGGAAGTTCGGGACAAAAATGATAATCTTTTGCAAACATTAAGTATTGATAACAGTTATTCTGCAGGTGACAAAATAGAGATTCAGGATGGCGTTTTCATTTCTTTTGGAGATGGTACTTTAAATGCCGATACTTCAGATGGAGATAATTTTACAATCGAGACTTCTGATCCAACTGCAAGAGATGCTATCATCGAAATAGAAAATATTGTAATATCAAAAAATACAAATTCCATAAGTGATGTGATTGAAGGTGTAACCTTAAGTTTACATGATATAACGGAACCTGACACAACTGTAAAAATTACAGTAGATAATGATATTACCGCAGTAAAATCCTTGATCACAGATTTTAAAGATAAATACAATTCTGTGATAAATACCATACATGGTTATCAAAAATGGGATGAGGAACTTAAAGAAGGAGGTCCTCTTTTTGGAGATTCCCGAGCAACTGATATCATAAACAATCTATACAACAACCTAAGTAATGTTTCTGCGGGTATTGATCCCAACCAATACAATCAAACTTTATCACAAATTGGTGTTGCAATAAAATCTGATGGTATGATAGAGATCGATAGCAGCAAATTGGATGATGCTCTAAGCAACAATTTTGATGAAGTAGCTAAGCTGTTTGCCTTTGATTACGATCTATCAGGTGATAACGAAGATAAGTTTATCTACAAAAAAAGAAGTTACGAAACTGTTGGTGGAAGTTATGATATGAATGTAACCGTTCTAGATGGTAAAATAGTCAGTGCACAAATTGGTGGAGTTGACGCCAAGATAGAAAGTTCTTTTATAACTGGAAAAGAGGGAAGTGGGGCTCAGGGATTGATGATGGAAATCAATACTGAAACAGATGGAACTTTTACATCGACAATAAGATTATCTACTGGAAAAAATGTTGAACTTATTAATTCTGTCAACGGATATACAAAAACAGGTACAACAAGCAATGATAAGGGTAAAATTACTTTCATAAAAGAGAGTATTGACTCGACAATTGAAAATTTGAATGATCAGATTTCTGCAATGGAAACAAGATTAGAAAAAACTCGAGAGCTTATGGAAAAGAAGTGGCTTGCAATGGAAACAGCTTTGACAAACCTAAAAAGTCAGTCCGCCAGAGTTGAAGCTATGCAGGGATAG
- a CDS encoding flagellin: protein MSTRINHNILSMSAQRYIGQSQNSLDSAVNKLSSGLRINSSWDDPAGLAVSERFRAQISGMVEAERNANYNINLLATAEGALSVIDEKLIRMRSLAVQASNGALTESDREFLDVEFQQLKSEITRIANVTNYNTFPLIDGSLSASETMGGELGNLTSSKANGRSLKFHIGANNEVNNDYYYVNLAGARAEDLGIADTDILDTAAAQSAIDMIDGAIESKDTTRTFIGALVNRLQSTITELQVSKENAQSSETQIRDADIALEMANFTRAQILFNSGISMLTQANQIPQMVAQLIG from the coding sequence ATGAGTACCAGGATAAATCACAACATCCTGTCGATGTCTGCCCAAAGATATATCGGACAGTCTCAGAATTCTTTAGATTCAGCAGTAAATAAACTTTCTTCCGGACTAAGAATCAATAGTTCTTGGGATGATCCGGCTGGTTTAGCTGTTTCAGAAAGATTTAGAGCACAAATTTCCGGTATGGTGGAAGCTGAAAGAAATGCGAATTACAACATCAATCTGCTTGCAACGGCGGAAGGAGCTTTATCTGTAATAGATGAAAAGCTAATCAGGATGAGATCACTTGCTGTACAAGCTTCAAACGGAGCATTAACTGAAAGTGACAGAGAGTTTCTTGATGTGGAATTTCAGCAATTAAAGTCTGAAATCACCAGAATCGCAAATGTAACAAACTATAACACTTTTCCACTTATTGATGGTTCATTGTCAGCTAGTGAAACAATGGGTGGTGAGTTAGGAAACCTGACTTCTTCGAAAGCTAATGGAAGATCTCTAAAATTTCATATTGGAGCAAATAACGAAGTCAATAATGATTATTACTATGTTAATCTTGCTGGTGCTAGAGCAGAAGATCTGGGTATTGCCGATACAGATATTCTTGATACAGCAGCAGCCCAATCAGCTATTGATATGATTGATGGTGCCATTGAGTCTAAAGATACTACAAGAACATTTATCGGAGCTTTAGTAAACAGACTTCAAAGTACAATTACTGAGTTACAAGTTTCTAAAGAAAATGCTCAATCATCTGAAACTCAGATAAGAGATGCAGATATTGCCCTAGAAATGGCAAACTTTACCAGAGCTCAAATTCTATTCAATTCTGGTATCAGTATGTTAACACAGGCAAATCAGATACCTCAGATGGTTGCACAGCTTATCGGATAA